The genomic stretch TGGAACTCATCTTATCTACACCCACCACTATCACTTTCTTATAACGGCCACTTTCAATGAAAGAAGCGCCGGTGGTAAGAGCAAAGAGAAAACCGGAACACGCAGCGCTAAGGTCAAAGCCCCAGGCATTGGTGGCGCCTAATTTATCGGCTACAATATTGGCGGTAGCAGGAAACACCATATCCGGGGTCACCGTAGCGCAAATAATGCAATCGATATCTTTAGGGTCGAGATTTTTCTTGCGCAGGATCTCCTGGATAGCAGGCACGGCCATATCACTGCTGGCTTTTCCTTCTCCTTTCAGAATCCTTCTTTCTTCAATTCCCGTCCTGGTCTTGATCCATTCATCATTGGTATCCACCATTTTTTCCAATTCCTGGTTGGTGAGTCTGTATTCAGGAACAAAACCGCCAACTGATGTTATGGCTGCGTGTATTTTGGTCATGCTTGTGCTATTCGAAATTAAAAGTTGCCAAAGGTATTGACATTTTCCCTAAAACCGGAGTTACAATTTAAGGGAGTGGGTCGGATTAAATTTTCATAAACCTGTGTTAATAAAAAGTGCGGGATTACGCCGAATACTATATTTTTGATGTAATACCGGATATGATAGCATTTGTAAGAGGCCTCTTTGTAAATAAAACACCCGCACAGGTGATCGTTGACGTAAACGGAGTAGGTTACGACCTGCATATTAGCCTGAATACCTATTCGGCTATTGCTAATATGGAAAAGGGACAGCTGCTTACTTACCTGCACATTACAGAAAACGGCCAAACGCTTTATGGTTTTTATGAGCAGTTGGAAAAAGAACTCTTCCTGCAATTGATAAGTGTATCAGGTGTTGGGGCTTCAACCGCCAGAATGATGCTGTCGGGGATGAAACCGGATGAAATTGTTAGGGCCATCGTACAGGGAAACGCTAAACAACTGGAAGGAATTAAAGGAATTGGTAAAAAAACGGCAGAAAGGCTTATCCTGGAATTACGCGACAAAATGAACAAACAGTCGCTTGAAACAACGCTGCTACCCGGTATCACACCACAGCATTCCATTGAAAACGACGCTGTGAACGCCTTGGTAAGCCTCGGTATTGCACGGCCAATGGCTGAACAGGCATTGAAAAAAGCCCTGAAATCCCATCCGCTATCGGAAACCACCAGCTTGGAAGAGCTGATCAAATTGGCCTTAAAAAATATATAAGCCTATCGCAAAAACTTCTACTTAACCAGAGCTGAAACGGAAAATTGACCAACCATAACTACTCTCTCTTACGTTATTGCATTTCGATAACGGTCATGTGCTTGCTGTGCATGGGTAATGCCTATAGCCAGCAGTCAGATTCGCTGCGCTTTCCGCTTCAGGACAGAAGAGGCGACCCATTTACCGCAGGTAAAACCAACCCCTTCGATATAAAAGACTCCGCCTACGTAAAACGTTCGGTAGAATACGATCCCAAAACAAAACAATATTATATCGTTGAGAAAATAGGCAACTCCTATTATCGCAAACCAACCTATCTCACTTACGAAGAATTCTGGCGCATCCGCCACCAGCAGGCCGAATCAGAATACTTCAGTCAGCGCGCACAAACTTTATTCGATCTCAATAAAAAGGTGAAACGCCCACCCATGCAACTATACCCTAAACTGTTCGACCGCATTTTTGGTGTCGACAGCGGTGGCCTCAAGGTAAACATCAGGCCACAGGGTAACGTCGACCTTTTATTGGGATACCAGGGACAATCTATCAACAACCCTACACTGCCGGAAAGGGCACGTAAAACAGGTGGCTTCGATTTCGATATGAACGCCAACCTGAACGTGATGGGTAACATAGGTAACAAGCTGAAACTACCTATCAACTACAATACCCTTGCCAACTTCGACTTCGAAAACCAGATCAAGCTCGATTATAAGGGAATGGACGATGAAATTATCCGCTCTATTGAGGCCGGTAACATCTCATTCCAGACAAAAGGCACACTCATGTCAAGCGTGCAAAGCCTGTTTGGTATTAAAACGCAGTTGCAATTCGGCAGGTTAGGTATTACTACTGCACTCGCCAACAACCGCTCTCAGAAGCAGTCACTGGGTTTACAGGGAGGAGGTATAAGACAAAACCTGAACAAGAAGCTCGATGATTATGAAGAAAACAAACACTTCCTGTTAGGTCAGTACTTCCGCACCAACTATAATAAAACCATGAGCAACCTGCCCATCGTTACCAGCCAGGTGCAGATCCTGAGAATGGAAGTTTGGGTAACCAACAGAACAGGAAGCACTACCGATACGCGTTATGTAGCCGGTCTCATGGATCTGGGCGAAAACGCTCCCTATAATAATAATATCAACTCATTAACGCAGAATACACTGCCACAGAACGGCGCAAACGACCTTTATTCTTTCCTCGTTGGTAACCAGTCAAACCGTAACCCCAACCTCGTAAGCAGCCTGCTGCAGGCAAAAGGCCTGCGACCCGTAACTGATTTCGAAAAAACATTTGCACGTAAACTTAACAGCAGCGAATATTATTTCAACCCCCAGGCAGGTTTCCTCTCATTGAACCAGCAGCTGCAATCCGACCAGGTACTGGGCGTGGCTTATCAATACACTTATAACGGTCGTGTATACCAGGTGGGTGAATTTTCACAGGATGTGGCGGTCGACTCTACACAGGGCGTTCAGAAGGTATTGTTCCTGAAATTGTTAAAAGCAACTTCACAGCGCGTGAACCTGCCTATATGGGGACTGATGATGAAGAACGTTTACTCGCTGGATGTTACAGGTTTACAACAGGCCGATTTTAAACTGAACGTCCTATACCAGGAACCCAGCGGTGGTTACAAACGTTTCCTGCCCGAAAGTGCCCCTAATGTAGAAGGCCGCCCGTTGCTCAGTATACTTAACCTCGACCGGTTGAATTCTACCAACGCACCAATGCCCGATGGGGTGTATGACTATGTAGAAGGCTTTACAGTATTATCACAACAGGGTAAGATCATCTTCCCTGTACTGGAACCCTTTGGGCGCGACCTCGATACACTCGCTTTTGCCGGCCAGCCGCAGGAACTGAAGAATAAATATGTCTTCTACCAGTTGTACGATTCTATTAAGGCCATCGCACAAACCTATGCCAACGTGAACCGGTATGTGGCCCAAGGCTCTGCCAAGGGCAGCGCCTCCTCCGATATTTATCTGGGAGCGTTTAACGTTCCGCAGGGATCAGTGAAAGTAACGGCAGGCGGCCAGGTCCTCCGCGAGAACGTAGACTATATCATAGATTATAACCAGGGATCGGTAAGGGTTATCAACCAGGCGATCATTAATTCAGGCGTAGGCGTGAATGTGGAATTTGAAAACAACGCATCTTTCGGATTACAGCAGCGGAGTTTCATGGGACTGCGGTTAGACTATGCCTTAAATAAAAAACTTTCTTTGGGAGCTACCTATGAAAAGTTAAGCGAACGCCCCTTCTTTACAAAAGTAAACTACGGTGAGGATCCTATCAATAACAGTATGTACGGCATCGACTTTAACTACCGGTCAGAAGCGCCCGGACTTACCAGGTTATTGAATAAGCTGCCTTTTTATAATACTACAGCCATGAGTGCCATCAATGCTTATGGCGAAGCGGCAGTATTGAAACCCGGACATGCCGCACAAATAGGTACAGGACAGGAAGGCGCTGTTTATATCGATGATTTTGAAGGATCAACAAGTAATATCGATATCCGTTTCCCCACCACCTCATGGGTAATGGCATCCACTCCATCAGGCAATGGATTGTTTCCTGAAGCATCGCTGAACGATTCAGTTGATTACGGCAAAAACAGGGCTAAACTTGCCTGGTATAATATTGAACCTATTTTACAGGATCGTACCAACATCAATAACCCTTTACGGTCAAATCCTACTGCCCTGAGCGACCCGCGTGTGCGTGCGGTTTATACAAACGAATTGTTCCCGCAGCGTACTACCAATATCACCGACGTACAAACCACTACGTTCGACCTGGCTTACTATCCAACGGAAAAAGGCCCTTATAACTTTAGCGCTAATCCCGCCGATGTAAACTCGGAAGGTAAATTACTGAACCCGCGTAACCGCTGGGGTGGTATCATGCGTAGTGTTGATCAAACCGACTTTGAAACCAGTAACATTGGTTTCGTTGAGTTCTGGGTACAGGATCCGTTCATAACCAACCCTTCCAGTACCGGTGGTAAAATGTTCCTTAACCTCGGTGATATCAGCGAAGACGTATTGAAGGACGGACGCCGCTTTTATGAAAACGGCCTTAGCACACCATCCCAGTCTGCAGTAGTAGATAGCACTACCACCTGGGGTAAAACGCCTATCAACCCCATACAGGTAACACAGGCGTTTAGTAATGACCCTAACGACAGAACTTTCCAGGACGTAGGTTTCGATGGTCTTGACGATGAAGGCGAGCGGCGCAAACGTTCTAAGTATATTAATGATCTTGCTGTAAACTTTACCACTGCATCCACCATCTATCGCAATGCATTGATCGATCCCTCAAGCGACAACTATAAATGGTATCGCGATGAAACTTATGATGCCTCAGGAACAGGCATCCTTGGCAGGTATAAGCAATTCAACAATCCACAGGGCAACTCTCCCGTAGCGAATAATAATTCACAGTTTTCACCGGCGGCTACCCTGTATCCCGATAACGAAGATCTGAACAGGGATAATACACTGAATGAAAATGAAGACTATTATGAATACGAAATAGATGTCAAACCTGGAATGGACGTTGGCGTAACCAAGTATATCACCGACAAACGTGTTATCACTCCCAAATTGGCCGATGGTACTACACGCGCCGAAAACTGGTATCTGTTCCGCGTGCCTGTAAGTGATTATACCCGTAAAATTGGTAGCATACCCGACTTTAAATCCATCCGTTTCTTAAGGATGTACCTTACCGGCTTCGAAGACTCCGTAGTATTACGTTTCGCCAAACTGGACCTCGTGCGTAACCAGTGGCGTATTTTTGCTTACGATCTCGATACCACCGGTTCTTATCGCCCCGTGCCTAATAGCACTACTACGGTCTTTGATGTACTTGCTGTGAACCTCGAAGAAAACAGCAGCCGTCAGCCCGTGCCTTATCGTATTCCCCCGGGCATTGAGCGCGTGCAGATGCTCAGTAACAACGGTGTTAACCTGTTACAGAACGAGCAGTCCATGAGTTTAAAGGTGCGTAATCTGGTTAACGGCGATTCCCGTTCTGTATTTAAGACCATGAACCTCGATATGCGCCAGTACGGCCGTATGTCAATGTTCATCCATGCAGAATCGGTCATAGGACAAACCCCGGTGATCAATAAAGAACTGAATGCCGTTATCCGTATCGGGCAGGACTTCCTGAACAACTATTATGAAATAAGGGTCCCGCTGCAGATAACGCCACCATCGGTAGCTGCAACCGCCGAAGATGTATGGCCCACTGCCAATAACCTCGACTTTAGCCTGCAGGAACTCGTGAAACTCAAACTCCGCCGTAACAACAGCGGTGCTATGGTGAATGCAATCTACCGCGAACAGATAGGCGATAAAACCTTCTCTGTATTAGGGAATCCTAACCTTGCAGAGGTGAACGCATTCCTGGTGGGCGTTGAAAATGCCAATGATAATAATACAGCGCCATTGAGTGCCGAAGTATGGTTCGATGAACTGCGCTTATCACAGATAGATGAAAAAGGCGGCTGGGCTGCATTGGGAAGAATAGATGTTCAACTGGCCGATCTCGGTACCATGTCTGTTTCTGCAAATACTTATTCTACAGGCTGGGGAAGCATTGAACAGAAAACAAATGAACGTGCCCGCGAAAGCATGATGCAGTTTGATGCAGCTATACAGATCGATGCAGGTAAACTCTTGCCGCAAAAAGCAGGTATTACCATTCCGGTATATGCCAGCATTAACAGAACTGTGTTTACACCTGAATACGATCCTTATAACCTGGATGTAAAACTCAAGGATGTTCTAAATGCAGCCGATCCCAGTAAACGTGATTCCATAAAAAGTGTAGCACTCGACCAAACAATTATCAAAACGTTGAACTTTACAAACGTAAGATTTGGCGCCACAGGCAAGAAACCGAGATTATGGAGTATCAGCAATTTCGACTTTAGTTATTCCTATACTTTAACCGAGCATTCGAATCCGCTGATAACAAAGAACAATGTCGTTAAACACAGGGGCGGCTTCGGATATACCTATAACGACAACCCTCACTTTATCGAACCGTTTAAACGGCTGATAAAAACAAAAAGCCGCTGGCTGGCTTTACTTACCGATTTCAATTTCAATTTAACACCATCACTGCTCGGCTTCCGTGCCGACGTAAACAGGCAGTTCGGCATGTATATTCCCCGTATTGTAAATACTTACGATAACAAGGTAGAACGTGTCGACACTACTTATGATAAGTATTTTACCTTCGACAGGTATTATAATTTCCGTTGGGATCTGTCACGTTCTCTCAACCTCGATTTCAATGCGGTGAACAATGCCTATATCGATGAACCGTTTGGAAGGCTCGATACCAAAGCAAAACGGGATACCGTTCGGAAGAATTTCATGAAGGGAGGCCGTAATACCTTGTACCAGCAAAAAGGTATCGTGAGTTATGCTTTCCCTTTAAATAAGTTTCCGCTGACAGACTGGATCAACGCACGTTACAGTTATTCTACCAACTATAACTGGATAGGAGCAAGCCTGCTGGCGAGAAACCTGGGTAATATTATTGAGAACGGCCAGCAGAATAACCTGAACGCAGAGTTCGATCTAACCCGTTTATATAGTAAGTCCAAATGGATCAGTTCGCTCGATATGCCGCGTAGTGCGGCGCCGCCGCCTGCTCCTGCACAACAGCCCGGAGCACGTACAGCCATACCAGACCCTATGGCTAATCTGCCCTCACGTGAAGAAGCGATCAAAGGACTCAAAGGACATAAAAAAAGACTGGCATTACGGAAATGGCGTCGTCAGCGCAGGGAAGCCAGGCGCGCCCAGAAACTGCTGAATGCGAATAGTATGGTTGAACCGCCGGGAGCGATCGTAAAAACCGGCGGCAAACTGGTGACGATGGTGAAAACGGTTTCGGTGAACTACTCCGCAAACTTCAGTACGCGTGTGCCCGGTTATATGGATAGCACAAAGGCATTGGGACAAAACTGGAACAGCATGCAGCCCGGCCTGGACTTTGTATTTGGCAAACAGCCGGGAATAGATTGGCTCGAACGTAAAGCACGCCAGGGCTTGATCTCTCGCGATTCTACCTTTAACCTCATGTTCCGCCAGACCTTTGAACAGCAGATGGGCGTAACAGCAAGGGTAGAACCCTTCAGGGAATTCATCGTAGATCTGAATATCGATAAATCATTTACGAAAGAATATACCGAGTTGTTTAAAGACACTACAGGCACAGGAAATAACTTCGGACACCTGAGCCCCTATGCAGGTGGCGGTTTCAGTGTTTCCTATATTAGCTTCAAAACCTTATTCGGCAGCTATAACCCAACACAGATCTCCGAAACCTTTAAAGAGTTTCAATCAAACAGGCTTGTTATATCAGAACGCCTGGCACGCTCAAACCCTTACCAGAACGGGCAGAAGACTGCTGATGGTTACTATGTAGGGTATGGCCGCTATGCACAGGATGTTATTATTCCTGCGTTTATAGCAGCTTATACCGGTAAAGATCCCAACAGTGTTTCTTTGCTGAAACAGTCCAACTCCAATATCAAGTCCAACCCGTTCAGTGGCATTAAACCATTGCCTAACTGGCGTGTAACTTATACAGGGTTATCGCGTATGATAGGACTTACCGATATCTTCTCAAATATCTCCGTAAGTCATGGCTACACCGGCAAACTGAGTATGAACAGTTACACCAGTGCCTTACTGTACAGCGATCCTTTGCGATATGGTGCGCCCGGTTTTATAGACACGGTGTCCGGTAACTTTGTTCCGTACTTCCTGGTACCCAACCTTACCATCCAGGAAAGCTTTGCGCCGTTGATCGGTTTCGATGTTACTACCATCACACAGCTCAACCTGAAGTTTGAATTCCTGAAAAGCCGTCAGTTGAGTATGAGTCTTATCGACTACCAGCTGAGCGAAGTAAGAAGCACCCAATGGAACTTTGGATTCAGCTGGCGTAAACGTGGCCTCAACCTGCCATTTAAGCTGCCGGGTATGAAAGAGAAACGTCTTGAAAATGATCTGAATATCACCTTCGATCTGTCGATGCGCGATGATACGCAAAGTAACAGTACCCTCGACCAGAATGCTGCCTACAGCACCGGCGGTCAGAAGGTGATCAAGATACAACCGTCCATCGATTACATCCTGAACAACAGGATCAATGTAAAACTCTATTTCGATCAGCAACGGGTGATCCCTTATATCTCCACATCTGCACCAACTACGAACACGCGGGGCGGTCTGCAGATAAGGATCTCACTGGCGCCGTAAAACAATTGATAGTATAAACAAATAAGGGCCGCGATTCGCGGCCCTTATTTGTTTTATTGATATCCTGTTATTCTTTATGCAATGTCAATGAATTTGCCTGTGCGGTAGGGGTAACCACAAGATCATTGATACAAACATGCGGTGGGAGGGTGGCGCAGTAATAGGTAATAGCTGCAATATCCTGTGCAACAAGTTGCTGATAGCCGGTATACACATTATCTGCCTGTTCCTGGTTACCTTTAAAACGTACTACGGAGAATTCAGTATCTGCTGCTCCCGGATGAATAGCAGTGACCTTAATACGGTGAGGAAGCAGGTCTATACGCTGGGCTTTGCTAATGGCGTCTACAGCGTGTTTGGTGGCGCAGTAAACATTACCATTGGGATATACTTCCTTGCCGGCAATAGAACCGATATTAATGATATGACCCGCTTTGCGTTCTATCATATAAGGAACGATAGCCTTCGATACATATAGCAACCCCTTTACATTGGTATCGATCATAATGTCCCAGTCGTCGAGAGAGGCATTGTCGAAACTGTCCCTTCCCAGGGCAAGGCCGGCGTTATTTACCAATACATCTATCTGTTGCCATTCTTCGGGTAACGCCTGCAGTTGCTCAATAACATCTTCACGGTTCTGAACATCGAAACAAAGCGCCAGAACCTTAACATCATACGTTCGGGTTAAGGTTTCTGTAAGTTCCTGCAACCTTTCTTTCCTGCGGCCTGTGATGATGCAGTTCCATCCGTTAGAGGCAAATGTGGTAGCTATAGCTTTTCCAAATCCTGATGTAGCGCCGGTTACGAGTATTGTTTTCATTTCTGTGATGTTGCAAACTATCTGATGAGAACGATGGTTCCTTTCTTTTCTACCAGTTCGTCTTTATAATTTACTGCCTGTGTTACAAATACGTAGGTACCGCTGCCTTGTTTACTGCCTTCGTAGGTACCGTCCCATCCTCGTCCTATTTCACTGGTATTGAATAATAATTGTCCCCACCTGTTATAGATACGGAAGAAATCCAGTCTTTTCATGCCTACCAGTATAGGTCTGAGTATATCGTTTTTGCCATCGGCATTAGGTGTAAACGCCGTAGGAACAAAGATATCGGGTTGTGTGGAAAATACGACCACTTTAATGTCGTCGTCGCCATAACACCCTTCCGGCGTAAATGCACGTACGGTATATACCAGCGAATCGATGCCTTCACCCAAACTTACTACCGGGTTGGCAAGCGTCCTGTTATTGATACCTATGTCGGGGGTCCACCTGTAAGTAGTGCCGCCCGTAGCATTTAACTGAAGAGGTTGTCCCGATACTATGGCTGTATCATTACCGGCAAAAGCTTTTACCTGCGGAATCACGGTAACAAGGATAGAATCGCTAACCGGTTTTGGACAGCCCAATGTATCGGTAACAGAAATAACATAGGTAGTAGTGCGTTGCGGACCGGCCAGCGGATGAAGTGTATTGGTATACAACATCGATGCTGCCGGCGACCATGTATGTTTGGCTGCAACGGTGGCGGCATGCAGCTGTACTGTTTGTGCAAAACAGAGAGTAGTATCCTGTGAAGCAACAACGGTCGGATAAGGAACTACTTTTACCCTTATAGCACCATTGGCCGTGCAATTACCAAGACGGGCCAGTACATTATAGGTAATATCGTTTAACGGTGCAGCCGTCGGGTATTTGATATTGGCATTGTTTAAACCTGCTGCCGGCGACCATACAAAATTCAAACCATGGCTCTCCGGACGCAGGTTGATACTATCGGTCCGGCAGATGGTTGTATCAGGCCTTAATTGAACGGAAATGGCCTGCAGCACGTTCACCTTAACAGAATCTGAATTAATACAACCATTGTCATTCACATTCACCACATAAGTAGTAGTGTCTTTCGGGAACACATAAGGCGTTGCTGAGCTGGCATTGCGTATATAAGGACCCGGTGTCCAGGCAAAAGTAGCATTGGCGCTGCTGGTAGCTTTAAGATACAAGGTATCGATACTGCAGATCAGTGTATCCCGGAATGGTAAACTTATCAGTGGTTTATCCAGCACCGAATAAGTTTTGGTAACAGTATCGATACACCCCTTGCTATTGGTTGCTATCAGGCTTATGCTGATGTTGGATAACGGCGAACCATACTTGTACTGCGGATTCTTAAGTCTTGAAGTATCGGCAAGTGTTGCAGGATCACCAAAATTCCATCGCCAGCTGTCTACAACGCCATAGGAGGTTGTAGTAGCATCCCCGAACGTGTAAGGATTCTGGAAGCAGCTGCCGTTGATATTGAAATCGGCTGCAAAGCCGGGAAATACGCGAACTCTGGTGGTGGTGGAATCAGTACAACCTCCTGTTGCAGTCACCTTCAGCTTTACCGTAAATACTCCTGTGTCTTTATAAGTATAGGTTGGCGTGGGCGCATGAGAAGTATCCAGTGGATTACCTGTGCCAAAATCCCACAGATAGGAGGCTATATTGCTGTTGGTAGACTGATTAAAGAAGGTGTTGGTATAACTGTCGCAGGAAATGTACTCAGGGTCCAGTACCGCCGCCGCGAGACTACAGTTGGCAACGGTGATATGGATCTCTTTCCGGGTGGCGCCAATTTTTACGCCGTTCCTGTACTCTTCTACTTCTACTGCCACAACATAATCGCCCGTTTGAGAAGGGGCCTTGCCCGAAATAATACCGGTAGTAGGGTTAATACCTACGGCTGCCCCCAGCGGCGAAAGGCCCGAAAAGCCGCCATTATACGGAACGCTGCCATAAGGCGGACCTGATGGGGGATTGGGCTTTGCCTGGTTATTACCCTGGCCGCCGCCAATGATCCCTTCGGTAAAACGATATACCAGTGAGTCGCCGTCAATATCTGTGGCGCTGAAATCAAATGTAAAAGGGGAATTATAACAAATAACCGCCGTATCGCGCTGTGCGAAAACTGGGCTGTTGTTGTTGTAATAACCTTGT from Filimonas effusa encodes the following:
- a CDS encoding SDR family NAD(P)-dependent oxidoreductase, which encodes MKTILVTGATSGFGKAIATTFASNGWNCIITGRRKERLQELTETLTRTYDVKVLALCFDVQNREDVIEQLQALPEEWQQIDVLVNNAGLALGRDSFDNASLDDWDIMIDTNVKGLLYVSKAIVPYMIERKAGHIINIGSIAGKEVYPNGNVYCATKHAVDAISKAQRIDLLPHRIKVTAIHPGAADTEFSVVRFKGNQEQADNVYTGYQQLVAQDIAAITYYCATLPPHVCINDLVVTPTAQANSLTLHKE
- the ruvA gene encoding Holliday junction branch migration protein RuvA → MIAFVRGLFVNKTPAQVIVDVNGVGYDLHISLNTYSAIANMEKGQLLTYLHITENGQTLYGFYEQLEKELFLQLISVSGVGASTARMMLSGMKPDEIVRAIVQGNAKQLEGIKGIGKKTAERLILELRDKMNKQSLETTLLPGITPQHSIENDAVNALVSLGIARPMAEQALKKALKSHPLSETTSLEELIKLALKNI
- the sov gene encoding T9SS outer membrane translocon Sov/SprA gives rise to the protein MCLLCMGNAYSQQSDSLRFPLQDRRGDPFTAGKTNPFDIKDSAYVKRSVEYDPKTKQYYIVEKIGNSYYRKPTYLTYEEFWRIRHQQAESEYFSQRAQTLFDLNKKVKRPPMQLYPKLFDRIFGVDSGGLKVNIRPQGNVDLLLGYQGQSINNPTLPERARKTGGFDFDMNANLNVMGNIGNKLKLPINYNTLANFDFENQIKLDYKGMDDEIIRSIEAGNISFQTKGTLMSSVQSLFGIKTQLQFGRLGITTALANNRSQKQSLGLQGGGIRQNLNKKLDDYEENKHFLLGQYFRTNYNKTMSNLPIVTSQVQILRMEVWVTNRTGSTTDTRYVAGLMDLGENAPYNNNINSLTQNTLPQNGANDLYSFLVGNQSNRNPNLVSSLLQAKGLRPVTDFEKTFARKLNSSEYYFNPQAGFLSLNQQLQSDQVLGVAYQYTYNGRVYQVGEFSQDVAVDSTQGVQKVLFLKLLKATSQRVNLPIWGLMMKNVYSLDVTGLQQADFKLNVLYQEPSGGYKRFLPESAPNVEGRPLLSILNLDRLNSTNAPMPDGVYDYVEGFTVLSQQGKIIFPVLEPFGRDLDTLAFAGQPQELKNKYVFYQLYDSIKAIAQTYANVNRYVAQGSAKGSASSDIYLGAFNVPQGSVKVTAGGQVLRENVDYIIDYNQGSVRVINQAIINSGVGVNVEFENNASFGLQQRSFMGLRLDYALNKKLSLGATYEKLSERPFFTKVNYGEDPINNSMYGIDFNYRSEAPGLTRLLNKLPFYNTTAMSAINAYGEAAVLKPGHAAQIGTGQEGAVYIDDFEGSTSNIDIRFPTTSWVMASTPSGNGLFPEASLNDSVDYGKNRAKLAWYNIEPILQDRTNINNPLRSNPTALSDPRVRAVYTNELFPQRTTNITDVQTTTFDLAYYPTEKGPYNFSANPADVNSEGKLLNPRNRWGGIMRSVDQTDFETSNIGFVEFWVQDPFITNPSSTGGKMFLNLGDISEDVLKDGRRFYENGLSTPSQSAVVDSTTTWGKTPINPIQVTQAFSNDPNDRTFQDVGFDGLDDEGERRKRSKYINDLAVNFTTASTIYRNALIDPSSDNYKWYRDETYDASGTGILGRYKQFNNPQGNSPVANNNSQFSPAATLYPDNEDLNRDNTLNENEDYYEYEIDVKPGMDVGVTKYITDKRVITPKLADGTTRAENWYLFRVPVSDYTRKIGSIPDFKSIRFLRMYLTGFEDSVVLRFAKLDLVRNQWRIFAYDLDTTGSYRPVPNSTTTVFDVLAVNLEENSSRQPVPYRIPPGIERVQMLSNNGVNLLQNEQSMSLKVRNLVNGDSRSVFKTMNLDMRQYGRMSMFIHAESVIGQTPVINKELNAVIRIGQDFLNNYYEIRVPLQITPPSVAATAEDVWPTANNLDFSLQELVKLKLRRNNSGAMVNAIYREQIGDKTFSVLGNPNLAEVNAFLVGVENANDNNTAPLSAEVWFDELRLSQIDEKGGWAALGRIDVQLADLGTMSVSANTYSTGWGSIEQKTNERARESMMQFDAAIQIDAGKLLPQKAGITIPVYASINRTVFTPEYDPYNLDVKLKDVLNAADPSKRDSIKSVALDQTIIKTLNFTNVRFGATGKKPRLWSISNFDFSYSYTLTEHSNPLITKNNVVKHRGGFGYTYNDNPHFIEPFKRLIKTKSRWLALLTDFNFNLTPSLLGFRADVNRQFGMYIPRIVNTYDNKVERVDTTYDKYFTFDRYYNFRWDLSRSLNLDFNAVNNAYIDEPFGRLDTKAKRDTVRKNFMKGGRNTLYQQKGIVSYAFPLNKFPLTDWINARYSYSTNYNWIGASLLARNLGNIIENGQQNNLNAEFDLTRLYSKSKWISSLDMPRSAAPPPAPAQQPGARTAIPDPMANLPSREEAIKGLKGHKKRLALRKWRRQRREARRAQKLLNANSMVEPPGAIVKTGGKLVTMVKTVSVNYSANFSTRVPGYMDSTKALGQNWNSMQPGLDFVFGKQPGIDWLERKARQGLISRDSTFNLMFRQTFEQQMGVTARVEPFREFIVDLNIDKSFTKEYTELFKDTTGTGNNFGHLSPYAGGGFSVSYISFKTLFGSYNPTQISETFKEFQSNRLVISERLARSNPYQNGQKTADGYYVGYGRYAQDVIIPAFIAAYTGKDPNSVSLLKQSNSNIKSNPFSGIKPLPNWRVTYTGLSRMIGLTDIFSNISVSHGYTGKLSMNSYTSALLYSDPLRYGAPGFIDTVSGNFVPYFLVPNLTIQESFAPLIGFDVTTITQLNLKFEFLKSRQLSMSLIDYQLSEVRSTQWNFGFSWRKRGLNLPFKLPGMKEKRLENDLNITFDLSMRDDTQSNSTLDQNAAYSTGGQKVIKIQPSIDYILNNRINVKLYFDQQRVIPYISTSAPTTNTRGGLQIRISLAP
- a CDS encoding PKD domain-containing protein, with the protein product MKILILVLVLSFAATPLMANHLKGGWISYEYLGPGAASNTSNYSITINQYLDCNSTQQQIDQEVFLGIYNLDNNSLLQTLTVTRTATSIDTKLSFSPCINPVPTICYRIDKFTTTVTLPNNTNGYTLTVQRCCRIAGIVNVSNSSAVGVSYTNTIPGTVNGQGYYNNNSPVFAQRDTAVICYNSPFTFDFSATDIDGDSLVYRFTEGIIGGGQGNNQAKPNPPSGPPYGSVPYNGGFSGLSPLGAAVGINPTTGIISGKAPSQTGDYVVAVEVEEYRNGVKIGATRKEIHITVANCSLAAAVLDPEYISCDSYTNTFFNQSTNSNIASYLWDFGTGNPLDTSHAPTPTYTYKDTGVFTVKLKVTATGGCTDSTTTRVRVFPGFAADFNINGSCFQNPYTFGDATTTSYGVVDSWRWNFGDPATLADTSRLKNPQYKYGSPLSNISISLIATNSKGCIDTVTKTYSVLDKPLISLPFRDTLICSIDTLYLKATSSANATFAWTPGPYIRNASSATPYVFPKDTTTYVVNVNDNGCINSDSVKVNVLQAISVQLRPDTTICRTDSINLRPESHGLNFVWSPAAGLNNANIKYPTAAPLNDITYNVLARLGNCTANGAIRVKVVPYPTVVASQDTTLCFAQTVQLHAATVAAKHTWSPAASMLYTNTLHPLAGPQRTTTYVISVTDTLGCPKPVSDSILVTVIPQVKAFAGNDTAIVSGQPLQLNATGGTTYRWTPDIGINNRTLANPVVSLGEGIDSLVYTVRAFTPEGCYGDDDIKVVVFSTQPDIFVPTAFTPNADGKNDILRPILVGMKRLDFFRIYNRWGQLLFNTSEIGRGWDGTYEGSKQGSGTYVFVTQAVNYKDELVEKKGTIVLIR